In one window of Bizionia sp. M204 DNA:
- the atpG gene encoding ATP synthase F1 subunit gamma — protein sequence MANLKEIRNRISSVSSTMQITSAMKMVSAAKLKKAQDAITAMRPYADKLTELLQDLSATLDADSGSKFSEQREVNNVLIVSVTSNRGLCGAFNSNIIKQTQHLISNVYAGKNVSVLAIGKKANDAFSKKQIVIGNYSELYDDLTFDNVADVATRLMDMFTEGEFDKIEIVYNKFKNAATQEIMVEQFLPIVPIEKDDNVTLEYIFEPSKVEIVEELIPKSLKTQLYKGIRDSFASEHGARMTAMHKATDNATELRDQLKLTYNKARQAAITNEILEIVGGAEALNN from the coding sequence ATGGCAAACTTAAAAGAAATACGTAACAGAATATCATCAGTATCTTCCACGATGCAGATTACCAGTGCCATGAAAATGGTATCGGCTGCAAAATTAAAGAAGGCACAAGATGCTATTACGGCAATGCGTCCTTATGCAGATAAGTTAACGGAACTTTTACAAGATTTAAGTGCAACTTTAGATGCGGATTCTGGAAGTAAATTTTCAGAGCAACGTGAAGTAAATAATGTTCTTATTGTATCAGTTACGTCAAACAGAGGTTTGTGTGGTGCTTTTAATTCTAATATTATAAAGCAAACACAACACTTGATTTCCAATGTATACGCTGGTAAAAACGTTTCAGTTTTAGCAATTGGGAAAAAGGCAAATGATGCGTTTTCTAAAAAACAGATTGTTATTGGTAATTACAGTGAATTATATGACGATTTAACGTTTGATAACGTTGCCGATGTGGCCACACGTTTGATGGATATGTTTACTGAAGGAGAGTTTGATAAAATTGAAATCGTTTATAACAAGTTTAAAAACGCAGCAACTCAAGAAATCATGGTGGAACAATTTTTACCAATTGTACCTATTGAGAAAGATGACAACGTAACCTTAGAGTATATTTTTGAACCTTCAAAAGTTGAAATCGTTGAAGAGTTGATTCCAAAATCTTTAAAAACACAATTGTATAAGGGTATTAGAGATTCTTTTGCTTCAGAACATGGTGCGCGTATGACCGCTATGCATAAAGCAACAGATAACGCTACCGAATTACGTGATCAATTAAAATTAACATATAACAAAGCCCGTCAAGCTGCTATTACTAATGAAATTTTAGAAATTGTTGGAGGAGCAGAGGCCTTGAATAATTAG
- the atpA gene encoding F0F1 ATP synthase subunit alpha → MAEVKPAEISAILKQQLSNFDAGASLDEVGTVLTVGDGIVRAYGLSNAQYGELVEFEGGLEGIVLNLEEDNVGIVLLGTSVGVREGSTVKRTERIASIKVGEGIVGRVVDTLGNPIDGKGPITGETYEMPLERKAPGVIYREPVTEPLQTGIKAIDAMIPVGRGQRELVIGDRQTGKTAVCIDAILNQKEFYDAGEPVYCIYVAVGQKASTVALIAKTLEEKGALAYTTIVAANASDPAAMQVYAPFTGASIGEYFRDTGRPALIVFDDLSKQAVAYREVSLLLRRPPGREAYPGDVFYLHSRLLERSAKIINNDDIAKEMNDLPDTLKPMVKGGGSLTALPIIETQAGDVSAYIPTNVISITDGQIFLDGDLFNSGVRPAINVGISVSRVGGNAQIKSMKKVSGTLKLDQAQYRELEAFAKFGSDLDAVTLNVINKGKRNVEILKQAQNDPFKVEDQVAIIYAGSKNLLKDVPVEKVKEFERDYLEFLGAKHSDVLATLKAGKLTDEVTDTLTLVAKDLSAKYRK, encoded by the coding sequence ATGGCAGAAGTAAAACCAGCTGAAATATCAGCAATCTTAAAACAACAACTTTCAAATTTTGATGCAGGTGCATCATTAGACGAAGTAGGAACTGTATTAACGGTAGGTGATGGTATTGTACGTGCTTACGGACTTTCAAATGCACAATACGGAGAATTAGTAGAATTCGAAGGTGGATTAGAAGGTATTGTACTAAATCTTGAAGAAGATAACGTAGGTATCGTATTATTAGGAACTTCAGTAGGAGTTAGAGAGGGTTCTACAGTTAAACGTACAGAACGTATCGCATCTATTAAGGTAGGTGAAGGTATTGTTGGTCGTGTTGTAGATACTTTAGGAAACCCTATTGACGGAAAAGGACCTATTACAGGTGAAACTTATGAAATGCCTTTAGAGCGTAAAGCACCAGGTGTTATCTATAGAGAGCCAGTAACAGAACCATTACAAACAGGAATTAAAGCAATTGATGCTATGATTCCAGTTGGTAGAGGTCAACGTGAGTTGGTTATTGGTGACAGACAAACAGGTAAGACAGCCGTTTGTATTGATGCTATCTTAAATCAAAAAGAATTTTACGATGCAGGTGAACCTGTATATTGTATATATGTTGCTGTAGGTCAAAAAGCTTCAACAGTAGCACTTATTGCTAAAACCTTAGAAGAAAAAGGTGCTTTAGCTTATACCACTATAGTTGCTGCAAATGCATCAGATCCTGCAGCCATGCAAGTATATGCACCATTTACGGGAGCCTCTATTGGAGAGTATTTTAGAGATACTGGTAGACCCGCTTTAATTGTATTTGACGATTTATCAAAACAAGCTGTAGCATACCGTGAGGTATCGTTATTATTACGTCGTCCTCCAGGACGTGAGGCGTATCCAGGTGACGTTTTCTACTTACACTCAAGATTATTAGAGCGTTCGGCAAAAATCATTAATAATGATGATATTGCTAAAGAAATGAACGATTTGCCAGACACGTTAAAACCTATGGTAAAAGGTGGTGGTTCTTTAACAGCATTGCCAATTATTGAAACACAAGCAGGAGACGTTTCAGCATATATTCCAACAAACGTAATTTCTATTACAGATGGTCAAATCTTCTTAGATGGAGATTTATTTAACTCTGGTGTTCGTCCAGCAATTAACGTAGGTATTTCTGTATCACGTGTTGGTGGTAACGCACAGATTAAATCCATGAAAAAAGTATCTGGTACCTTAAAATTAGATCAAGCACAATATCGTGAATTAGAAGCGTTTGCTAAATTTGGATCTGATTTAGATGCTGTTACTTTAAATGTAATTAATAAAGGTAAGCGTAACGTTGAAATTTTAAAGCAAGCACAAAACGATCCGTTTAAAGTAGAAGATCAAGTAGCTATTATTTATGCGGGATCTAAAAACTTATTAAAAGACGTTCCTGTTGAAAAAGTAAAAGAATTTGAACGTGATTATTTAGAGTTTTTGGGAGCAAAACACAGTGATGTGTTAGCAACCTTAAAAGCTGGAAAATTAACTGATGAAGTTACAGATACCTTAACATTAGTAGCTAAAGATTTATCAGCGAAATATAGAAAGTAA
- the atpH gene encoding ATP synthase F1 subunit delta — protein MAGTRAAIRYAKAVLSLATEKQVADAINADMVLISKTIKDNQNLDEVIRNAVVKSDDKKAILSQVFPQVNTITQELFKVLDANKRLDLIEAVANKYTDLFDIQNNKESATVTTAVPITEDIELKVLAKIKELSNKAVTVKNIVDESILGGFILRVGDVQYNASVASKLNKLKREFTIN, from the coding sequence ATGGCAGGAACAAGAGCAGCAATACGTTACGCAAAAGCAGTATTAAGTTTAGCAACTGAAAAACAGGTGGCTGATGCTATTAATGCGGATATGGTTTTAATTTCTAAAACTATTAAGGATAATCAAAATCTGGATGAGGTTATTAGAAATGCCGTTGTTAAATCTGATGATAAAAAAGCAATCTTATCTCAGGTATTTCCACAAGTAAATACAATTACGCAGGAGCTTTTTAAAGTATTAGATGCTAACAAGCGTTTAGATTTAATTGAAGCTGTAGCTAATAAGTATACAGATTTATTCGATATTCAAAACAATAAAGAGTCTGCAACTGTAACAACGGCAGTGCCAATTACTGAAGATATTGAATTAAAAGTCTTAGCTAAAATTAAAGAATTATCTAACAAAGCTGTAACGGTTAAAAATATAGTAGATGAAAGCATTTTAGGTGGTTTTATTTTACGTGTTGGCGATGTGCAATACAATGCAAGTGTGGCAAGCAAATTGAATAAATTAAAAAGAGAATTTACCATTAACTAA
- a CDS encoding F0F1 ATP synthase subunit B, producing MESLLNDFSVGLFFMQALILLILILLMRKFAWKPILDALQTREDGIQTALESAENAKLEMQNLQANNEKLLQEARLEREMMLKEAREMKSKMIEDAKTEAQTEANKLVVSAQEAIENEKKAAIAELKMQVATLSIEIAEKVVREELSNKDKQMKLVESMLGEATLN from the coding sequence ATGGAATCTTTATTAAATGATTTTTCAGTAGGCTTATTTTTTATGCAAGCCCTAATCTTATTAATACTAATTTTATTAATGAGAAAATTTGCTTGGAAGCCAATTCTAGATGCTCTTCAAACGAGAGAGGACGGCATCCAAACAGCTTTAGAATCTGCGGAAAATGCAAAACTTGAAATGCAAAATCTTCAAGCTAATAATGAAAAATTATTGCAAGAAGCACGTTTAGAGCGTGAAATGATGCTTAAAGAAGCGCGTGAAATGAAATCAAAAATGATTGAAGACGCGAAAACTGAAGCTCAAACAGAAGCAAATAAGCTAGTTGTAAGTGCACAAGAAGCTATTGAAAATGAAAAGAAAGCAGCCATTGCAGAATTAAAAATGCAAGTGGCAACTTTATCCATTGAAATCGCGGAAAAAGTGGTTCGTGAAGAATTATCTAACAAAGACAAGCAAATGAAATTGGTTGAGTCTATGTTAGGTGAAGCAACATTAAACTAA
- the atpE gene encoding ATP synthase F0 subunit C, producing MYNLIGAGLIVIGGGIGLGQIGGKAMESIARQPEAAGKIQTAMIIIGALLEGLAFGALILGNPS from the coding sequence ATGTACAATTTAATTGGAGCAGGATTAATCGTAATCGGTGGAGGTATCGGTTTAGGTCAAATTGGAGGAAAAGCAATGGAAAGTATTGCTCGTCAACCAGAAGCAGCAGGGAAAATTCAAACTGCAATGATCATTATCGGAGCCTTATTAGAAGGTTTAGCCTTTGGTGCGTTAATCTTAGGAAATCCATCATAA
- the atpB gene encoding F0F1 ATP synthase subunit A: MMVAKKSIKLLVVFVLALTSFSVSAQNDDTANNLIDSPDEISDYIAHHLKDSHDFHLFTNNETGVHYGFPLPVIVWTSNGLKTFMSSAFHHDDNGTVIVNKGDTQLVKYHSKIYELENGATALNFDDKHHPTNASKVIDFSITKSVFGMIITGIIMLLLFGGLARGYKKGNGIPKGVSRALEPLVIYVRDEIARPNIGEKKYRKFMGFLLTVFFFIWILNMLGLTPLGFNVTGQIAVTASLAIFTMIIYLFSGSKDFWAHTLWMPGVPYILRPILAVIELVGFLIIKPFSLLVRLFANITAGHFIVMSLVALMITLKASFGPAVSTGMSLALTLFIMVIEVLVAFLQAFIFTMLSALFIGMAVEEHDAH, translated from the coding sequence ATGATGGTAGCAAAAAAATCTATCAAGTTATTAGTAGTATTCGTTTTAGCATTAACGTCGTTTTCGGTATCCGCCCAAAATGACGACACAGCAAACAATTTAATTGATTCACCGGACGAAATCAGTGATTATATTGCCCATCACCTTAAGGATTCTCATGATTTTCATTTATTTACCAATAATGAAACGGGAGTTCACTACGGTTTCCCGTTACCTGTTATTGTTTGGACTAGCAATGGATTGAAAACCTTTATGTCTTCGGCCTTTCATCATGATGATAACGGAACCGTTATTGTTAATAAAGGTGATACGCAACTTGTAAAATACCACTCCAAAATTTACGAATTAGAAAATGGTGCAACAGCACTGAATTTTGATGACAAGCACCATCCAACAAACGCTAGTAAAGTAATCGATTTTTCAATTACTAAAAGTGTTTTTGGAATGATTATAACAGGAATAATCATGTTGTTACTGTTTGGTGGTTTAGCTAGAGGTTATAAAAAAGGCAATGGTATTCCAAAAGGTGTATCCCGGGCTTTAGAGCCTTTAGTAATTTATGTTCGTGATGAAATAGCACGTCCAAATATTGGTGAGAAAAAGTACCGCAAGTTTATGGGCTTTTTATTAACCGTATTTTTCTTTATTTGGATATTAAATATGTTAGGTTTAACGCCTTTAGGTTTTAATGTAACAGGACAAATAGCTGTTACCGCTTCTTTGGCTATTTTCACCATGATTATTTATTTGTTCAGTGGTAGTAAAGATTTTTGGGCACATACTTTATGGATGCCAGGAGTACCTTATATTTTAAGACCAATTTTAGCCGTAATAGAGCTTGTTGGTTTTCTTATAATTAAGCCGTTTTCATTATTAGTACGTTTGTTTGCAAATATTACTGCAGGCCACTTTATTGTAATGAGCTTAGTTGCGTTAATGATAACTTTAAAAGCGTCATTCGGACCTGCAGTTTCTACAGGAATGTCTTTAGCGTTAACCTTATTTATTATGGTAATTGAAGTTTTAGTAGCGTTTTTACAGGCGTTTATTTTCACCATGCTGTCAGCCTTATTTATTGGTATGGCTGTGGAGGAACACGACGCTCATTAA
- a CDS encoding DUF6168 family protein — MIKRIVFVIILVLAVFGLSYGIHSSLLHSELSFSLFNVYIFHVISVVIIYIMVEIVAENLPNQAGYSYLMLMFFKIGAFVLIFQSSVFKNDALTQNDRIALVIPLFLFLMIEAAAIAKLLNSK, encoded by the coding sequence ATGATTAAGCGTATTGTATTTGTAATTATTTTGGTCCTTGCTGTATTTGGATTAAGCTATGGTATTCACAGCAGTTTATTACATTCGGAATTAAGTTTCTCCTTATTCAATGTGTATATATTTCATGTAATTTCCGTTGTTATTATTTATATAATGGTAGAAATAGTTGCTGAAAATTTACCCAACCAAGCCGGCTATTCCTATCTCATGCTCATGTTTTTTAAGATAGGTGCATTTGTACTCATATTTCAATCTTCTGTTTTTAAAAATGATGCTTTAACTCAAAACGATCGCATAGCTTTGGTAATTCCCTTATTTCTTTTTTTAATGATAGAAGCAGCGGCAATTGCAAAGTTGTTAAATAGCAAATAG
- a CDS encoding AtpZ/AtpI family protein, with protein sequence MGLIIYLGSLLGGWLDVKFDNHNKLYYKIITLISVAIAMFSVIYQVLKITNKDSDD encoded by the coding sequence ATGGGTTTAATTATTTATTTAGGAAGTTTACTAGGTGGATGGTTAGATGTTAAATTTGACAATCATAATAAATTATATTATAAAATTATAACCTTGATATCCGTTGCTATTGCTATGTTTTCGGTTATTTATCAAGTCCTAAAAATAACCAATAAAGATTCTGATGATTAA
- a CDS encoding polymer-forming cytoskeletal protein has product MFSENKKSKTNLEITSSQNLIAQGTTMVGDLESEGDFRIDGTVEGSIKTPGKIVVGKTGFVKGNITGTDAYFEGKFSGTLSLSGTLTLKGTAHIEGDVTLGKLAVEPGATFNVNCAMKGATKDIQNSEREKTTKQKA; this is encoded by the coding sequence ATGTTTTCAGAGAACAAAAAAAGTAAAACAAATCTCGAAATCACTTCCAGCCAAAATTTAATAGCCCAAGGCACTACTATGGTTGGTGATTTAGAAAGTGAAGGCGATTTCCGGATTGATGGAACCGTGGAAGGCAGTATTAAAACGCCTGGAAAAATTGTTGTTGGAAAAACAGGTTTTGTAAAGGGTAATATAACCGGTACGGATGCTTATTTTGAAGGAAAATTTTCGGGTACATTATCACTTTCCGGTACACTAACCCTAAAAGGCACTGCACATATTGAAGGTGATGTAACTTTAGGTAAGTTAGCCGTTGAGCCAGGAGCTACATTTAACGTTAACTGCGCCATGAAAGGAGCAACAAAAGACATTCAAAATAGTGAGCGCGAAAAAACCACCAAACAAAAAGCCTAA
- a CDS encoding ABC transporter ATP-binding protein has translation MIITSNLSKKYNDIQVLHIDSLEIPKGQSFGLVGNNGAGKTTYFSLLLDLIQPTTGYIKNNNVLVNESEDWKPFTSAFIDETFLIGYLTAEEYFYFIGELRGQNKSDVDALVSQFEDFFHGEILNQKKYLRDLSKGNQKKAGIVAALIGNPEVIILDEPFANLDPTTQIRLKGIIKDLAETKGVTVLISSHDLLHVTDVCERIVVLEKGEVVKDLKTSAATLKELEAHFAGTETI, from the coding sequence ATGATAATTACATCAAATCTTTCAAAAAAATATAATGATATTCAGGTTCTACACATAGATTCCTTGGAAATTCCAAAAGGTCAAAGTTTTGGTTTAGTAGGGAATAATGGTGCTGGAAAAACCACCTATTTTAGTTTGCTACTGGATTTAATTCAACCCACAACAGGCTATATTAAAAACAATAATGTATTAGTTAATGAAAGCGAAGATTGGAAACCCTTTACATCCGCCTTTATTGATGAAACATTTTTAATAGGTTATTTAACAGCGGAAGAATATTTCTATTTTATTGGCGAGTTACGCGGTCAGAATAAATCGGATGTGGATGCATTAGTATCGCAATTTGAAGATTTTTTCCACGGCGAAATATTAAATCAGAAAAAATATTTACGCGATTTGAGTAAAGGAAATCAGAAAAAAGCCGGCATTGTTGCTGCTTTAATTGGAAATCCAGAAGTTATTATTTTAGATGAACCGTTTGCTAATTTAGATCCAACAACGCAAATTCGTTTAAAGGGAATTATTAAAGATTTAGCCGAAACCAAAGGCGTTACCGTATTAATTTCTAGTCACGATCTATTGCACGTTACTGATGTATGCGAACGCATAGTGGTACTAGAAAAAGGCGAAGTTGTAAAGGATTTAAAAACCAGTGCAGCTACTTTAAAAGAATTAGAAGCGCACTTTGCTGGAACAGAAACTATTTAA
- a CDS encoding DUF5687 family protein, whose translation MIKQFLSLEWKQFKRASYFQKGLVIKIFLILGALYFGGIALFMGVGMFFIAKKAIPEIDPIVTINNFLIYWFLFELLIRYFLQQLPVLNVKPLMTIPIKRDTVIHYLLGKTTLSFFNFLSLFLFLPFSIVLLVKGYPVINVLCWFLSIIFLTLSINFLNFLVNKSNTVFYIAAPLLLGLVALEFYGIYAASEPIGIAFNTLYNQPYLAIIPLALLVLLYKLNFKYVKKGFYLDDAVSKKVKVVEATDLSWFDRFGSIAPFLKNDIKLIWRNARPKQTMMMSFMFLFYGLIFYTQDMYREMPAILAFASMFITGGFLMTFGQLVPSWDSEYYKMLMSQNIPYRQYLESKWYLMVVAVAISFVLSTPYIYFGWDIFGMIAAGALFNIGLNSFLTLFGGALNRMPVELNTKAKAFSNTNGFNPTQMLIALPKFLLPMGLFYIPYKLVNFETGILVLALSGVVGIVFKNFFLRKIENVYQDGKYKTIAAFSEKK comes from the coding sequence ATGATTAAACAATTTTTAAGCCTCGAATGGAAACAGTTTAAAAGGGCATCCTATTTTCAAAAAGGACTTGTTATAAAAATATTCCTCATTTTAGGAGCATTATACTTTGGCGGAATTGCTTTATTTATGGGAGTTGGCATGTTTTTTATTGCTAAAAAAGCCATTCCAGAAATAGATCCGATTGTAACAATTAATAATTTTTTAATTTATTGGTTTTTATTTGAACTACTCATACGCTATTTTTTGCAGCAATTGCCCGTTCTGAATGTAAAGCCCTTAATGACTATTCCTATTAAAAGAGATACAGTAATTCACTATTTATTAGGTAAAACCACGCTCTCATTTTTTAACTTCTTATCGCTGTTTTTGTTTTTACCGTTTAGCATTGTTTTATTAGTAAAAGGCTATCCGGTAATAAATGTGTTGTGCTGGTTTTTATCTATTATATTCTTAACATTATCCATAAATTTTTTAAACTTTTTAGTTAATAAAAGTAATACCGTATTTTACATTGCTGCACCTTTATTATTAGGATTAGTTGCTTTGGAGTTTTATGGTATTTATGCGGCATCAGAACCAATAGGTATTGCATTTAATACTCTGTATAATCAACCGTATTTAGCTATTATTCCTTTAGCATTATTAGTCCTTTTATATAAATTGAACTTTAAATATGTTAAAAAAGGATTTTATTTAGACGATGCTGTTTCTAAAAAAGTTAAAGTGGTGGAAGCAACAGATTTATCGTGGTTTGATAGATTTGGTAGCATTGCTCCATTTTTAAAGAATGATATTAAATTAATTTGGCGAAATGCCCGACCAAAACAAACTATGATGATGTCTTTCATGTTTTTGTTTTATGGCCTTATTTTTTACACACAAGACATGTATAGAGAAATGCCGGCTATTTTAGCATTTGCCTCGATGTTTATTACAGGTGGTTTTCTAATGACTTTCGGTCAACTCGTACCGTCATGGGATAGCGAGTATTACAAAATGCTGATGAGTCAGAATATTCCGTATCGTCAATACCTAGAATCCAAATGGTATTTAATGGTGGTAGCCGTAGCTATTTCCTTTGTTTTAAGTACACCATATATTTATTTTGGCTGGGATATTTTCGGGATGATAGCCGCTGGTGCTTTGTTTAATATTGGATTAAATTCTTTTCTAACGCTTTTTGGCGGCGCTCTAAATAGAATGCCTGTAGAGCTCAACACAAAAGCAAAAGCGTTTAGTAATACCAACGGATTTAATCCAACGCAAATGTTGATTGCTTTACCTAAATTTTTACTGCCAATGGGCTTATTTTATATCCCTTATAAATTAGTAAATTTTGAAACTGGCATATTAGTTTTAGCCTTGAGTGGCGTGGTAGGAATTGTTTTCAAAAACTTCTTTTTACGAAAAATTGAAAACGTTTACCAAGATGGAAAATATAAAACTATTGCTGCGTTTAGTGAAAAAAAATAA
- a CDS encoding DUF2059 domain-containing protein, translated as MKTLFSVLALFLTLSISAQEPSEFKQQTIEFIGLTGATGAFHDAIAQIGAMVPEANKAAFTKEANGTLDKLYSQLADIYMEEFTKDEIEELVAFYKTDLGKKLASKQSVLTQKGMMLGQSWGMEVGQIAQKHTN; from the coding sequence ATGAAAACACTATTTTCAGTACTTGCCTTATTTTTAACCCTTTCTATTTCGGCTCAAGAGCCATCCGAATTTAAACAACAAACCATAGAATTTATTGGACTAACAGGAGCCACTGGTGCTTTTCATGATGCCATTGCTCAAATAGGAGCTATGGTTCCAGAAGCAAACAAAGCAGCCTTTACAAAGGAAGCAAATGGCACACTTGATAAGTTGTATAGCCAATTAGCCGACATATACATGGAAGAATTTACCAAAGATGAAATTGAAGAATTAGTAGCTTTCTATAAAACCGATTTAGGTAAAAAACTAGCATCTAAACAAAGTGTACTTACTCAAAAAGGGATGATGTTAGGTCAGAGTTGGGGAATGGAAGTCGGACAGATTGCACAAAAGCACACCAATTAA
- a CDS encoding ferredoxin--NADP reductase — protein sequence MSHFHTLSVKELHRETDKSVTVSFQVPDHLKSVYQFQAGQYITLKTNLNGQEVRRDYSLCSSPKSGELKVAVKEVKDGTFSAYANNDLKVGDQLEVAPPKGRFVFEPNDKKTKNIALFAAGSGITPVLSIIKCALEEEVHSQVILVYGNKTTQNTMFLNELLELQHTHKDRFTIQFVFSQADEADAIFGRIEKSTVNYVMKNKHKSIEVDAFYLCGPEAMIHAVKDVLAEHDIPKERIHFELFKAAKPTEDSALGVIPEGKTQITVVVDDEETTFEMSQKQTVLEAALDEDLDAPYSCQGGICSSCLARITEGEATMRQNNILTDSEVAEGLILTCQAHPTTPTLKVDYDDI from the coding sequence ATGTCACACTTTCATACACTTTCCGTTAAAGAACTTCATAGAGAAACAGACAAATCGGTTACCGTTAGTTTTCAGGTTCCTGACCACTTGAAGTCGGTTTACCAATTTCAAGCTGGTCAATATATTACATTGAAAACAAACTTGAATGGTCAGGAAGTCCGTCGTGATTACTCCTTGTGTTCCTCACCAAAAAGTGGCGAATTAAAAGTGGCCGTGAAAGAAGTTAAAGACGGAACCTTTTCCGCTTATGCTAATAATGATTTAAAAGTTGGCGACCAATTAGAAGTAGCACCACCAAAAGGTCGTTTTGTTTTTGAGCCCAATGATAAGAAAACAAAAAACATAGCCTTGTTTGCAGCAGGTAGCGGAATTACACCCGTTTTGAGCATTATAAAATGTGCGCTGGAAGAAGAAGTTCACAGTCAAGTTATTTTGGTTTATGGCAATAAAACCACGCAAAACACCATGTTTTTAAACGAATTGTTGGAATTACAACATACGCATAAAGACCGTTTTACCATACAGTTTGTGTTTAGCCAAGCCGATGAAGCCGACGCCATTTTTGGTCGTATTGAAAAAAGTACCGTGAATTATGTCATGAAAAACAAACATAAAAGTATTGAGGTGGATGCCTTTTATTTATGTGGACCTGAAGCCATGATTCATGCTGTAAAAGATGTTCTAGCCGAACATGACATTCCAAAAGAACGCATTCATTTTGAATTATTTAAAGCAGCAAAACCTACGGAAGATAGTGCTTTAGGTGTTATACCAGAAGGAAAAACGCAAATTACGGTTGTTGTTGATGATGAAGAAACAACGTTTGAAATGAGCCAGAAGCAAACCGTTTTAGAAGCCGCTTTAGATGAAGATTTAGATGCACCATATTCCTGTCAAGGTGGTATTTGTAGTAGTTGTTTAGCGCGAATTACCGAAGGTGAAGCAACCATGCGTCAAAATAATATTTTAACTGATAGTGAAGTTGCCGAAGGCTTAATTTTAACCTGTCAAGCACATCCTACCACGCCGACTTTGAAGGTGGATTATGATGATATTTAG
- a CDS encoding glycosyltransferase family 9 protein, protein MSKPKHILVIRLSAMGDVAMTVPVLRAFTQQYPSVKITVLTRAFFAPLFRDLKNVTVFPADVKNKHKGLVGLYKLSRELKKENCDAIADLHKVLRTKVLKPLLGVPKVATVDKGRKAKKELTQGKIFEPLKTTHQRYADVFETLGFPLDLSKPNYPIPEALNPNVSRIIGSTNKKRIGIAPFAAHEGKKYPLELMEQVIKELSKDYQVLLFGGGKKEVQVLNYLESEADGIINMAGKLSFNEELDVISNLDVMLSMDSGNAHLAAMLGVNVVTIWGVTHPFAGFAPFNQPADYALVADRKLYPKIPTSIYGNKYPDDYKDAAGSVPVERVVEKVRTVLR, encoded by the coding sequence ATGTCCAAACCCAAACACATACTCGTTATCCGACTTTCCGCCATGGGCGATGTTGCTATGACGGTTCCTGTGCTACGTGCGTTTACCCAACAATATCCCAGTGTTAAAATTACCGTTTTAACACGTGCATTTTTTGCGCCATTGTTCCGCGATTTAAAAAACGTAACCGTGTTTCCTGCAGATGTAAAAAACAAACATAAAGGCCTCGTGGGTTTGTATAAATTGTCTCGTGAATTAAAAAAAGAAAACTGCGATGCCATTGCCGATTTACACAAGGTGCTACGAACTAAAGTGTTAAAACCATTGCTTGGTGTGCCGAAAGTAGCCACTGTTGATAAAGGCCGAAAAGCCAAAAAGGAACTTACCCAAGGCAAAATTTTTGAACCATTAAAAACCACACATCAACGTTATGCAGATGTGTTTGAAACATTAGGTTTCCCTCTAGATTTAAGTAAACCAAATTACCCAATTCCAGAAGCTTTAAACCCTAATGTTTCAAGAATAATAGGTAGTACCAATAAGAAACGCATTGGTATTGCACCTTTTGCGGCTCATGAAGGTAAAAAATATCCATTGGAACTTATGGAGCAGGTTATTAAAGAATTGTCTAAAGACTATCAGGTTTTATTATTTGGAGGCGGAAAAAAAGAAGTTCAAGTGTTGAATTATTTGGAGTCTGAAGCAGATGGTATTATTAACATGGCGGGAAAATTATCATTTAATGAAGAGTTGGATGTTATTTCCAATTTAGACGTCATGCTTTCTATGGATTCTGGAAATGCGCATTTAGCAGCTATGCTTGGCGTAAACGTGGTGACCATTTGGGGAGTTACGCATCCGTTTGCTGGGTTTGCACCTTTTAATCAACCAGCTGATTATGCCTTGGTAGCGGATAGAAAACTATACCCAAAAATTCCAACATCAATTTATGGCAACAAATATCCAGACGATTATAAGGATGCTGCTGGAAGTGTTCCGGTTGAAAGGGTTGTTGAAAAGGTGAGGACTGTTTTAAGGTAG